GAAAGGTTTTTCACTCGATAATAACATCTCCCTAAAAGCAAAAATAAAAGGGCGGCAGGTTATTATAAAAACTAACGTAAACGCGCACACGCTTAAATATGGATGGGAACCTTATACGGATGCCAATCTTTATAATAGTGAAGGGCTACCTGCATCTACCTTTGCTATAGCAGTGGAATAATATTAGCCGTCTGTTCTTTTATTTACCTGCTCCCTGAATGATTTTGGTGTTTGCTGGCTTCTTGCCTTAAAGACCGTAGAAAAATAAGCGGGTGATGAAAATCCGCATGCATAGGCTATTTCAGCGACCGGTAAACTGGAATTTAATAACAGGTATCTTGCTTTTTTTACCCTTGCATCCAGTATATAATCGTTTACATTGCAGTCCAGCAGTTGCTTTACTTTCCGGTACAGTTGCACCCTGGAAATAGAAAGATGCTGGCAGATATCTTCTACACTGAGTTGGTCATTTCCCAGGTTTTCCGCTACAACAGCGGTGAAGTCATTGACGAATTTACGATCAGGTTTATTGGACCGGGAGGTATGCATCCTGGTTTCAGGCTCTGCTATGTAGTGGGTTTTTAGCAGCGCCCGGTTGTTGAGGGTGCTGGCAATGCTTTCTCCCAGGTATGCGAGGTTGAAAGGTTTGCTGATATAGGCGTCTGCATTATGTTGCATACCTTTTATTCTTTGTTCCTCGCTGTTGTTGGCGCTCAGCAGGATCACCGGAATATGCGATGTGCGGATATCTTTTTTTAGCGTCTCTAACACCTGTATACCGTTCATGCCGGGCAGCATAATATCGCAGAGGATCAGATCCGGTATGTGTTGAAAGGCAAGCTGCAAACCTTCGGCACCGTTGCCGGCATGAAATACTTCGTATTGCCCGCCCAGATGCCCCGCCAGGAAACTATTCAGATCCGGATGATCTTCTATAATTAGCAGGGAATACTTATGTTCTTTTGCGGGAGATGATGTTGGTGTAACAGGAATGATGTGCTTCGGTTCTTCCACATAACCTTGTATGGCGTGGTTGATGATATGCACGCTTTCCGCTTCCTGGCATATCTCTTCAGGCGTAAATGGATCACTGCTGCAAGGCAGGGTGATAGTAAAGGTGGTTCCTGTGTCCTTACTGCTTTGCACACGGATGGTGCCGTGGTGAAGCGCAATGATTTCCCGGGTGAGCGCCAGACCTATACCTGTACCTTTGTGTTCACTCCCCCTGTTCTGATAAAATAATTCAAAGGCATGTGCCAGCGTGGTTTTATCCATACCGGCGCCATCATCCTCTATGCGGATAGTCGTCTCCTGGCTGTTCTCCGGCTTTTCCAGGTATATGTGCACCTTGCCATAGTCGGTAGTAAACCTGAATGCATTGGATAACAGGTTGTATAACACCCGGTCAAACAGGTGCTGGTCAAACCAGGCTTTAATGCCCGGTTGCCGGCTGATGAGCCGGAAGTCGATATGTTTTTTAACAGCAACGCCTTTGAAGGCTTCCATAATATCGGTGATGAATGCAGGTAGTTCGTGCTCGGATACTTTCAGCGGCAGTTTACCACTTTCTATACGACGGAATTCCAGTAGCTGATTCACCAGCCGCATCAGGCGTACAACGTTCCTGTGCATCAGGTCCAGCTGTTGTTTTTGTATGGATGAAAATTGCCGGTCGTCCAGCAGGCTTTCCAGTGGCGCCTGTATGAGGGTTAAAGGTGTGCGGAATTCGTGGGAGAGGTTGGTGAAGAAGGCAAACTTTGCTTCTGTGGCTTCCTGTGCTTTGGCTGTCATTTCCACCAGCTGGTCGCGTTGTTGAAGTATCTCATCACGCTGTTGTTTCAACTGACGGTTGATGCGGCGGTTGGTACGCAATATAAAGAACAGCACAATACCCAGTAAAAAGGCGACACCGAGAATAGTGGCTACAATGCGTAACAGGTGTTGCTGATCCTGGTACAGGCGGCGTTGCTCCTGTAGCACTGACTGTTGCCCTTCTATTTCCTGGTGTTGTTCCTGTATTTTATCGATTTGCAGGCGCATCAGCTTTACATTGCTGCTGTCAATCAGTACCGTTTGTAAGCGGGTGTACCGGGGCGCTTTTTTACCTGCCAGTATATCGGCTGCCATATTGATGGCTTCCTTGCCGCCGCCCGGATATAGAAGGGAGGCGCTCAGTATTCCGCGGGATACGAGGTCTATGCCGCCATCAGAAGTAGGACTGGCATCTACGCCAATGAATTTGAGGTGAGATATTCCTTTTTCTTCGCAATAACGGAACAGGCTATACGCCATTACATCATTCTGTGCAAATACCACATCGGCTTGCCGGATAGTGGCTTCCTGCCGGATGGCGGCTTCTCTTGTTTTGCCGGGTACCCAGTTCCCTTCCAGGCTGGCAGTTATTTGTAGCCCGGGATATTGTACCAGCTCATCCCGGAAACCCTGGTGTCTTTCTATGGTAGGAGAAGAACCCGGTAATCCGGTCACTTCAATGATCCGGCCTTTACCTCCCAGTTGCCCGGCTATATATTTTGCTGCGAGTTTGCCTATGTTATAGTTATCGCCGCCTATATATGCCGTAAAGGAATCGGTGGCAGCTTTGCGGTCCAGAATAATCACCGGAATTCCCCGGCGGTATACTTCTGCGATAACAGGCGCGAGTGGTTGCGCCTCATTGGGTGATACGAGTAGTATGTCTATTTTTTCCGCCAGCAATTGTTGTATCTGGCTGATCTGTCGTTTGCTGTCGTCTTCCGCATCCTTATATAATAACTGCATTTCCGGATGATAGAAAAGCTGTCGCTTCATTTCCACCAGCATGTTCCTCCGCCAGTCATCATTACCGGTGCATTGTGAAAAACCAATACGGTATTTCGGCGCTTTTTCCTGCCGGCAACCTATACTGAATAATATAAGCAACAGGCAACAAACATACATATACCTGGTAAGTGTAGTGGACAACTTGGCTGGTTTTAACGTGGTTGTAATGTTCTTTTTTCAAAAGATAATGATACGGAATTAGAAATGATCTGTCAATGATGTTATTTGTATTATATGTAAATATTTTATTTTTAATCAGATATAATATTTTTCAGCAAGATACAATTTTGAAAGAAATAGCGCCTATACCGCAACGTATCCCTTTCGGGAAATGGTAGGTTTGAAGTGTAAACAATACTGCGTTATGAAACCGGGTATCGTTCTATTTCCGCTTACAGGGAAATACGGATACATCGTTCCATACTGCCGTGAAAAAATCAATGATTAAAGTATGAACAACAACGTCGTTTTCTTTTGGGCTTTCGTGGTAGCATTAGGCGGTTTTCTCTTCGGTTTTGATACGGCTGTTATTTCGGGCGCAGAGCAGGCTATTCAGCAACACTGGCATTTAACGGAAGTGCAACATGGTTTTACCGTATCCATCGCATTAATAGGAACGGTATTCGGGGCGTTGGGCGGAAGCATTCCTTCAGACAGGTTAGGTCGCAAAACAACCCTGATACTGGTGGCGCTGGTATTCCTGCTGTCTGCCGTAGCTACAGCGATGGCTACCAACTGGTATCTCTTCCTGATCTGCCGTTTTATTGGTGGTCTGGGTGTGGGTGCATCTTCTGTAGCTGCGCCTGTGTATATTTCCGAGGTATCTCCCGCGCAATACAGGGGACGCATGGTAGCATTTTTCCAGTTCAACGTGGTGTTTGGGATTTTGATTTCTTATCTCTCCAATTTTATGATAGGAACCGATGGTGAAAATTCATGGCGTCTGATGCTGGGCATACAGGCGGCGCCGGCGGCGTTGTTCCTGGTGTTGCTGCGCTGGGTACCGGAAAGTCCCCGCTGGTTGTTATTACACCGTAAGAAAGAAGCGCAGGCAATAGCCACGCTGCAAATCATCAACCCGGTCGGCTACCAGGATGATATTATCACTATCCGTCAATCGCAGCAACCGGCGCCGGGCGCCAACTCCGGGGAAAGGCTTTTTACCGCTAAATACCGCGTACCCATGATGCTGGCCGTATTATTTGCAGTATTCAACCAGGTATCCGGTATCAATGCGATTATATATTATGCGCCCCGTATTTTTGAGATGGCCGGACTGGGCGCCGGTTCTTCCCTGCTCTCTACGGTGGGGATTGGCGTGGTGAATTTCGTATTCACATTAACGGCTATACGCTTTATTGATAAGATTGGGCGCCGCCGTTTAATGTATATAGGCACCGCAGGATTGATTGTCACCCTGGGCCTGGTAGCCTTCTCTTTTTATACGCATGCCGGAGGTATCGCTGTTGTGTCGTATCTTTTATTATACATTGCCTTCTTTGCCTTTTCACAGGGAGCAGTAATATGGGTGTTCATTGCGGAAATCTTCCCCAACAAGGTGCGCGCCAAAGGACAAACACTGGGTAGCTTTACGCACTGGATCATGGCTGCCGTTATCGCATTTACATTTCCATACCTGGCCAGTCATATCGGCGGTGGGTATATCTTCCTTTTCTTTTGCGTGATGATGGTATTGCAACTGCTATTCGTATGGCGCCTGATGCCGGAAACAAAAGGACGAACATTGGAAGAGATAGAAATGACTATGATAGCACATTAAAAAGATCTATAAAAAACAGCTAACAGCTATGACAAAACATAACATCGTAAGCATGGGAGAAATCCTCTGGGATATATTGCCGGACCAGGAACTACCGGGTGGTGCGTCGCTGAATGTGGCCTATCACCTGCAAAAACTGTCGCAACATGTGGCAATGGTATCCAGGGTTGGAACAGACGATTACGGGCAACGCCTGTTGCAGCTCATGGAACAGCAGCAACTCTCCACCGCTTATATTCAGCAGGATAGTGAGCATGTTACGGGTAAAGTATTTGCCCACATGGATGAAAACAATGATATGCAGTATGATATCGTATATCCGGTAGCATGGGATCATATTTCCTGGAATGATTCACTGGAAAAGTTATTGCAGGGCGATGAGCTGCAATATGTACTGTATGGTAGTTTACAGGCGCGTCATGAAGTAACCCGCAGCACCCTCAGTAAGGTAATACAAACAAATGTACGCAAGGTACTGGACATCAACCTGCGCGCGCCTTACTACTCACAGGAACTCCTGGAATGGTTAATGAACAGCTGTGACCTGCTGAAGATGAACATTGCAGAACTGGTACTCATCAGTTCCTGGTACGGCAGTTATGACACCAATGAAGCGCGCATCCAGGCGTTGGCCGCCCGCTTCAATATTGATACCATCGTGGTAACGTTGGGTGGCGACGGATGCATGGGTTATATAAAAGAAGCATTTTACTATCAGTCGGGACTAAAGGTAAAGGTGGCAGATACCATTGGCAGCGGTGATGCTTTCCTGGCGGGATTTCTCACCTGTCAGCTTCGTGAATGCACACCGGAATACAGTCTTGCTTACGCGAATGCGCTGGGGGCGTTGGTAGCATCAAAATCCGGTGGCTGCCCCGCTTATGATCCGCAGGAAATAGCAGTATTAATGAAGACGGCTATCTCATCCTGATAAATAAATATTTTAGTATGAAGATGAAATTGTTTTTCATGTTACTGGCGGGACTACTGCCGGTATTGCTGCATGCGCAGGACAACCCCGTTCCTACGCCGCAATGGCGGCCGGTATACCACTTTACGCCACAAAAGAACTGGATGAATGACCCGAATGGATTGATTTACCTCAATGGGGTTTATCACTTGTATTATCAACATAATCCTTTTGAAAATAAATGGGGACATATGAGCTGGGGGCATGCTACCAGCAAGGATCTGATAAACTGGAAGCACCTGCCTGTAGCCATCCCGGAAATAGAAGGGAAAGATACCACCACCTGGATATTTTCAGGTTCGGCGGTGTGGGATAAACACAATACCAGCGGTTTTGGTAAGAATGGCAAAGGTCCTGTAGTAGCTATTTATACGGGAGATCAGCCCAAGCAGAAAAAGGAATCGCAGTTCATTGCCTACAGCAATGATGGCGGACTTACCTATACTAACTATGCCAATAATCCGGTCATAGACCTCAGGAAAGGAGATTTCCGCGATCCCAGTGTTATCTGGCTGGAAGACCAGCAGAAATGGTTGATGAGTGTAGCTCATCCTGGTATACAAAAGATCGAATTTTATAGTTCTGCCAACTTGAAGGACTGGGAATTATTAAGTGAATTTGATCGCCAGGGAGATACCAGGAGGATGTGGGAATGCCCGTCCCTTACACCCTTTTTTGTAGACGGTGATCCTGCAAAGAAAAAATGGTTGTTGATGATTTCCTCCAGCAGCCCTGGTGATGGCGTAGGCATGCAATACTTTACCGGAGATTTTGATGGCCGCACATTTACAAATGATAACCACGCGGCCACTAAATTATTTGTGGACTATGGCAGAACATTCTTTGCCGCTATTCCCTTCAATCATTTGCCAGGCGATGCGAAAACCATGCTGGGCTGGCTCGTTCCTTTTGAAACGCCTACTCACCCATGGCGTGGACAAATGTCCATTGCACGTGATCTGGCACTGAAAACTACACCGGAAGGTATCCGCTTATACCAACAGCCGGCAGCAGTATTGAATGCTTACCTGAAAAAACTGTCCGCCGCAAAAACGATGTTGAAACGGAACATCACGATCAACAACAATGAACTGGCATTGAGCAGTGCTAAAAGTTTTAATACCAATACCAACTGGATAGACGCCACTTTTACAACCGGTACAGCGCAGGACTTCGGCTTCAAAATCGCGCAACAAAAAGACGGTAACAAGGTAGTGGCTGAAACGGTGGTAGGATATAATATGGCGCGCCAGGAACTCTATATCACGCAGGTAAAAGATGGTAAGGTGGTAGCAACGCTGGAAAAGATGGCGGTTAAACCGGTGAATAATAAAATAAGATTGCAGGTATTATTTGATAAATCTTCCCTGGAAATATTTGTGAACGACGGAGAGAAAGTACTCACTACCCTGTTATTTCCTGAAAAGAATGCTACCGGCTTCGCCGCTTTTGCAGCAGAAGGGGATGTGCAGCTGGATACGCTGAAAGTATGGAACCTGGATAAGATATTGTAGCAGATGATATGAAATAATTTAAACCAATAAAAGGCCGCATTTGCGGTCTTTTATTGGTTTAAAAAGAGGACAGCCCTAATGTCCTTTTACCACATAACCAAACAGGCCATGAGTTTCTTCACTGGGGCCCGCGGTGAAGAATAATTGATTCGGGTCTGCCATGGGTACATTATTTTCGAGTGCCCATAAGCCATAAATGGCCAGGGGAGTGCCGCCATTCATCAGTTGTCCGAGGAATTTTCCATCCTGGTCAAATACGCTGATGTGGCCATCTCCAAAGTTGCCGATAAGAATGGTGTTATCCACCTTCCAGAAGCCCGGTGTGGCTGGTACAATTCCCCAGGGCGAGTTAAGTGCTCCCTGTGATGTAAACCGCTTTACCAGTGAGCCATCGGGTTTGAAAATATCTACATATCCATTTCCTGCGCCAGCCTCATCATCATGTTTATCCGGTTTTTGTTTGGCATAAGTAACATACAGGTTGCCGCTGATATTCCGGATGTTAAAAGGTGCAAAGCCTGCAGGCATAGCCGGGTCCATAAATGGTTTGCCGGTCACGTAATGAAATGCTTTATCAAACACGTCTATTTTCCCTTCAAAAAAATTGGTGGCATACAAAAAGTTGTCTGCGCCATCCGTAGCCAGGGCAAGTCCTTTGTAAATGGCGCTGGCGGTAGATCTGTCTGCCATAATGGTAGCGGCATTACCGGCTCCCCAGGCAGCGATGGTGCCGTCTTCTGTGGCAAAAATAAACCTGCTGGGCTGGTCGCCAATGGTGAAGTCTGTTGTACTGTTAAATACAATGCCGGTGGGGGCGCCGATGCCGGAGCCACCAGGGGCCGGGATGCTGACGGCTGGCCGTAATGTGACCCCGTTTTTATCATATATGGTACTAAGACCGGTATGATTGGCCGTTAGCCAGAAGGGACCGGAAGGGGCAACGGCAATACCCCATGCATTTACGAGGCTGGAATCAATGATGGTGGCGCCAAGACCGGCCACGTCTGCCACAAGATTGGTTTGCAGGTAATTCGTTGGCGGCGGATTGTTGTCTGTTTTATGACAACCTGTATTTAGTATAAGCAGGATTAATAATATAAAAGCACCGCTGAGAATAGCAATGCCGCTACGTCCTTTGGTTTGTTTGCTGTAGCCCGGGCCGGGGTGTATGCTGATCACCGGTTGTTGCTCAAATAGTGGTGTCATTTTTTTTAAATTTTAACTGTGTGTAAATAAATGCTTACCAGGAAAGCCGTGTATTGCCATCATCAGTGCCGTTACAAATTATTTTTTGGGAGGCAGGCAGGGGAGTAAACAGGGCGGAGAGGTGTACCCATAACAGCTTACGGGGATACAGGCAAAAGAGTTGCCAGGAAAAATCCTTAATGACAGATTGACGCAGGAATGGAGGTACTGGCAGCCTATAATATGGTACCTTTGCCGTTATCAAAATGCGGATTTATATGAAACTGAATGTATTAACGAATGCGATAGACAGGTTGCGGGTTACCGCCTTTCTGGAAGGGATGTCTTTATTGATCCTGCTGGGTATTGCCATGCCCTTAAAATACATGGCTGATATGCCACAACCGGTCAGGGTGATAGGTATGGCCCATGGTATCCTGTTTTTATTATATGTGGTGCTGGTGATCAATGTAAAATTTGCACATAAATGGGCTATCGGAAAAACATTGGTGGCGCTGTGTGCATCCGTCATCCCTTTTGGAACATTTTATGTGGACGCAAAATGGCTGCGGGAAAATAAATGATAATCTGACACCAACAGTTACTATATTAGACATAAATTAAACGGGCGGGATAGCCATGATCCCGCATCCGTGAATAAGGTATAATATATTCCACGCATGGCTGGTTCATGTGACATTTGAGCAATCAAAAATAAACCGTGAGTTGTAGCGATGAAAAAATCACTGATCCTTATATCATTGGTAGCTATTGTTGGTGCTGCATTATTACTGATCAGGTTTACCGGCCGCTCCGTTAGTGCGGGGGCCGATGATCCGGACATGATTAGTTATAACTTTCAGATAAGACCTGTTTTTTCTGATAAATGTTTTGCCTGTCATGGACCCGATGCCAATAAACGGCAAGCGGGATTGAGGCTTGATATCGCAGCCGAAGCCTATAAAGCATTGAAAGAAAAACCGGATGCGCATGCCTTGGTACCCGGAAAGCCACATTTGTCGGAACTTTTTCTGCGCGTAAGCTCTACTGATACAGCCTATCAGATGCCACCACCATCGAGTCATTTGCCGGGCTTAACAGCCGCAGAAATAGCCATGGTGAAAAAATGGATTGAACAGGGCGCGAAATATGAAAAACACTGGGCCCTGGTAGTACCTGCCAAAGCGCCCATTCCAACAGTAGCAAACAGCAAGTGGCCAAAGAATGAAATAGATTTTTTTGTGCTGCAAAAGATGGAGCAGAAAAATCTTTCGCCCAATGAAGAAGCGGATAAAGAAAGACTACTGAAACGCGTTGCTTTAGACCTCACCGGATTGTTGCCTTCGGCAGCAGAAACAGACCGTTTTGTAAAAGATAATGCACCGGACGCCTATGAAAAGATGGTGGATGAATTCCTGAAAAAGCCCAGCTATGGCGAGCGTATGGCCATGCCCTGGCTGGACGTAGCCCGTTATGCTGATTCACACGGCTACCAGGATGACAACTACCGCTCTCAATGGCCCTGGCGCGACTGGGTGATCCATGCATTTAATGAAAACATGCCCTACGACCAATTCGCCACCTGGCAACTGGCGGGCGATCTTTTACCGGATGCCACGAAAGAACAGATACTGGCAACAGGTTTTAACCGCAACCACAAGATCACGGAAGAAGGTGGAGTGATTGATGAAGAATACCGTGTAAGCTATGTGCTGGACAGGGCCAATACTTTTGGCAAAGCATTCCTGGCCTACACCGTAGAATGTGCACAATGCCATGATCATAAATACGATCCATTTACACAGAAGAATTATTTTGAACTCTATGCTTTCTTTAATAATGTTAAAGAAGTAGGACTGGAATCAACTGTAGGGGGGGCGGAAACGTATGCCAAGAACCCCCGTATGGAAATAACCCAGGAAGATAAAGCAGGCATTTTGCGGTTTCTCCACCAAACAGACACCAACAAACTGGAAGTGTCTGTGATGAAAGAGAGGGATACCACCCGTAAATCATTTATACTTAGCAGGGGTAATTATGATGCACCTACTACGGAAGTGTATCCCGCCACACCGGCGTCTATCCTCCCGTTTCCTGACAACTACCCCAAAAATCGCCTCGGATTGGCGAAGTGGTTAGTTGATCCGAAAAATCCCTTAACAGCCAGAACTTTTGTAAACAGGGTATGGCAGGAATATTTTGGACGGGGTATTGTGAAGTCATCCGCCGATTTTGGTATGCAGGGCGATCTCCCTTCACATCCGAAATTGCTGGATTGGCTGGCGGTAGATTTTATGGAACATGGCTGGGATATTAAAAGACTGGTGAAGCAAATAGTGATGTCGGCTACTTACCGCCAATCGGCAACCATTAGTCCGGAGAAACTGAAAGCTGATCCCGACAACATTTACCTCTCTCATGCACCGCGCATCCGGATGAGTGCAGAGATGATCCGGGATATGGTGCTGGCCAGTAGCGGCTTGTTAAACCGGACTATCGGCGGACCCAGTGTAAAACCCTACCAGCCACCCGGATTGTGGGAAATGGCTACTTCCGGCAGGGGAATTTTAGCCAGCTACAAACAGGATCACGACAGCTTGTTATACAGAAGGGGTATGTACACTTTTATTAAACGTACCGTACCACCACCCAGCATGATGATATTTGATGCCAGCAACCGCGATCAGTGCGAAGTGATCAGGCTGCGGACCAATACGCCTTTACAGGCATTGATCATGATGAATGATCCCACCGTACTGGAAGCATCACGGATATTGGCGGATGAAATACTGAAAGATAAAAAAGCGCCCGGAGCAGCTATTAGCAATGGCTTTGCGAAGATCATCTGCCGCCATCCGGAGCAAAAGGAAACTGACATCCTGGTCAGTTACTGGAAAGAACAACAGGCTTATTTCAAAGCAAATCCAAAAGAAGCGGCTAAACTGATTAAAATAGGAGAATATAAGCCGGACGATCCAGCCGCCGCTATTGATTTGGCGGCCATGATGCAGGTAATGCAAATCATTTATAACATGGAAGAAGCCATCACAAAAACATAGTTATGGAAAAGGTATTATTCGAGGGTAGTCTGAACATCAACCGGCGCCGGTTTTTATCAAACCTGAGCATTGGTTTAGGCAGCGCCGCACTCGGTTCTTTATTGATCCCTGGTTTATTTGATGGCTCCTCACCCGAAGATGCTTCTTTTATGCCAGGTATCCCGCATTTTGCGCCCAAGGCCAAACGTGTGATCTACCTGTTTCAAAACGGTGCACCTTCCCAGCTGGAATCATTTGATTATAAGCCTAAGCTGAATGCTATGATGGGGCAGGAATTGCCTGAATCTATCCGGTCCGGGCAACGGCTGACCGGTATGACTTCCGGTCAGAAATCCTTCCCGCTGGTTGGTTCCTATTATAAATTCAATCAACACGGACAATCCGGTGCATGGGTAAGTGAATTATTTCCATATATGGCCAAGATTGTGGATGATCTCTGCATCGTGAAATCTATGAATACCGATGCGATCAATCATGATCCCGCCTTAACTTTTTTTCAAACAGGTTCACAGCAGGGAAACCGTGCCAGCATGGGTTCCTGGGTGAGTTACGGGTTAGGCACAGAGAATAAAAACCTGCCTGCTTTCTGTGTATTGCTGTCAAGAGGTAAAGGAAACGGACAAGGCGTTTATTCCAAATTATGGTCGAACGGATTTTTAGATTCCATTCACCAGGGTGTTCAGTTCAGCAGTGGTGAAAATCCCATTCTTTATTTGCAGGACCCTGAAGGTATGGACCGGGCAACGAGAAGAAAAATGCTGGACCAGGTAGCTGCGCTGAATGAGATCAATTACAAAGATTTTGGCGATCCTGAAATCGCTGCCAAGATACAACAGTATGAAATGGCATACCGCATGCAAACGGCCGTTCCCGACATCATGGATGTATCCAAGGAACCGGATGATATTGTAAAATTATATGGGGCTGATTGTTTGCAGCCAGGTACATATGCAGCCAACTGTTTGCTGGCACGCAAGCTCTCCGAAAATGGTGTCCGTTTCATTCAGCT
The Chitinophaga sp. MM2321 DNA segment above includes these coding regions:
- a CDS encoding PSD1 and planctomycete cytochrome C domain-containing protein, whose product is MKKSLILISLVAIVGAALLLIRFTGRSVSAGADDPDMISYNFQIRPVFSDKCFACHGPDANKRQAGLRLDIAAEAYKALKEKPDAHALVPGKPHLSELFLRVSSTDTAYQMPPPSSHLPGLTAAEIAMVKKWIEQGAKYEKHWALVVPAKAPIPTVANSKWPKNEIDFFVLQKMEQKNLSPNEEADKERLLKRVALDLTGLLPSAAETDRFVKDNAPDAYEKMVDEFLKKPSYGERMAMPWLDVARYADSHGYQDDNYRSQWPWRDWVIHAFNENMPYDQFATWQLAGDLLPDATKEQILATGFNRNHKITEEGGVIDEEYRVSYVLDRANTFGKAFLAYTVECAQCHDHKYDPFTQKNYFELYAFFNNVKEVGLESTVGGAETYAKNPRMEITQEDKAGILRFLHQTDTNKLEVSVMKERDTTRKSFILSRGNYDAPTTEVYPATPASILPFPDNYPKNRLGLAKWLVDPKNPLTARTFVNRVWQEYFGRGIVKSSADFGMQGDLPSHPKLLDWLAVDFMEHGWDIKRLVKQIVMSATYRQSATISPEKLKADPDNIYLSHAPRIRMSAEMIRDMVLASSGLLNRTIGGPSVKPYQPPGLWEMATSGRGILASYKQDHDSLLYRRGMYTFIKRTVPPPSMMIFDASNRDQCEVIRLRTNTPLQALIMMNDPTVLEASRILADEILKDKKAPGAAISNGFAKIICRHPEQKETDILVSYWKEQQAYFKANPKEAAKLIKIGEYKPDDPAAAIDLAAMMQVMQIIYNMEEAITKT
- a CDS encoding DUF1501 domain-containing protein, encoding MEKVLFEGSLNINRRRFLSNLSIGLGSAALGSLLIPGLFDGSSPEDASFMPGIPHFAPKAKRVIYLFQNGAPSQLESFDYKPKLNAMMGQELPESIRSGQRLTGMTSGQKSFPLVGSYYKFNQHGQSGAWVSELFPYMAKIVDDLCIVKSMNTDAINHDPALTFFQTGSQQGNRASMGSWVSYGLGTENKNLPAFCVLLSRGKGNGQGVYSKLWSNGFLDSIHQGVQFSSGENPILYLQDPEGMDRATRRKMLDQVAALNEINYKDFGDPEIAAKIQQYEMAYRMQTAVPDIMDVSKEPDDIVKLYGADCLQPGTYAANCLLARKLSENGVRFIQLYHQGWDQHGNLPNEMKGQAKDVDQASAALITDLKQRGLLDETLVIWGGEFGRTNYCQGRIIVDNYGRDHHPRCFSIWMAGGGIKPGTVYGETDEFGYNITRDPVHVHDFHATVLHLLGLDHERLTFRHQGRRYRLTDVGGNVIRGIMS